A window from Cydia amplana chromosome 12, ilCydAmpl1.1, whole genome shotgun sequence encodes these proteins:
- the LOC134653016 gene encoding ras-related protein Rab-28-like: MVFIQYNYTVQNTMSDSDEDELQNRTVKITVVGEPSTGKSSLCARYLGGTAGAGGTQGAEVLAGQCLGLRPAVPLQLCDVAGNALATRMLDNYLYATDVVLFVYDLTNLQSFENLNTWITTVKNIFEAEVKKPILAVFGNKSDLEHQRAVRLSCVQKFASEHLLENYKGSARTGEMVNTAFTNLVASVIGVKVRAAPAAASNGRARPPEPPPAAAEPRQSLIMNRKALRRVQRASSSVCVLQ, translated from the exons atggtttttatacaatataattatacagTTCAAAATACAATGTCAGACAGTGATGAAGATGAACTACAGAACAGAACAGTTAAAATAACAGTTGTTGGTGAACCATCTACTGGCAAA AGTAGCCTATGCGCGCGCTATTTGGGCGGCACCGCGGGCGCCGGCGGCACGCAGGGCGCCGAGGTGCTGGCGGGGCAGTGTCTCGGGCTGCGGCCCGCCGTGCCGCTGCAGCTGTGCGACGTGGCCGGCAACGCGCTAGCCACGCGCATGCTGGATAACTACCTCTACGCTACTGAT GTAGTATTATTTGTTTATGACCTAACGAATTTACAAAGCTTCGAGAATCTAAACACTTGGATCACGACTGTAAAGAACATATTCGAAGCGGAAGTGAAGAAGCCCATATTGGCCGTGTTCGGCAACAAGTCTGACTTGGAGCACCAGAGGGCCGTGCGGCTGTCGTGCGTGCAGAAGTTTGCTTCCGAGCATTTATTAGAGAATTATAAAGGCTCAGCGAGGACGGGAGAAATG GTAAACACTGCGTTCACGAACCTAGTGGCGAGCGTGATCGGCGTGAAGGTGcgcgcggcgccggcggcggcgagcaacgggcgcgcgcggccgccggagcccccgcccgccgccgccgagcCACGGCAGTCCCTCATCATGAACAGGAAAGCTCTGCGACGAGTGCAGCGGGCATCTAGCTCCGTCTGCGTTTTACAATAA
- the LOC134653017 gene encoding carboxypeptidase M isoform X4, protein MVVSASPYEHMLGKPDVKYVANIHGNEAVGRELLLHLIQHLVSSYDSDPYIKWLLDNTRIHLMPSMNPDGFAISKEGQCDTIHGRHNARRYDLNRNFPDYFKANTKQPQPETEAVKEWISKIQFTLSGSLHGGALVASYPFDNTPSAMFQSYAHSPSIAPDDDVFRHLSLVYSNNHAKMSRGVSCKSGSPRFEHGITNGAAWYPLTGGMQDYNYLWHGCMEVTLEISCCKYPPAHELPKYWQDNKESMIKYLAEAHRGAHGFVMDENGNPLERASVRVKSRDVAYHTTRYGEFWRILLPGTYRLEVTAEGYLPQEVEFIVIDSHPTLLNVTLHSAKGYVPSLPARKPSRGSSRRVTTTSSTTTTTSTTAPVGADGAWKFPED, encoded by the exons ATGGTGGTATCAGCGTCTCCGTACGAGCACATGCTGGGCAAGCCCGACGTTAAGTACGTGGCTAACATACATGGCAACGAAGCCGTCGGTCGGGAACTGCTACTACACCTCATTCAG CACTTGGTCAGCTCCTACGACAGCGACCCCTACATCAAATGGTTGTTAGACAACACCAGGATCCACCTAATGCCGTCCATGAACCCCGACGGTTTCGCCATCTCTAAAGAGGGACAATGCGACACCATTCACGGCAG ACACAACGCCCGTCGGTACGACCTGAACCGCAACTTCCCGGATTACTTCAAGGCTAACACGAAGCAGCCGCAACCCGAGACGGAGGCGGTCAAGGAATGGATCTCCAAGATCCAGTTCACGCTGTCGGGATCCCTGCATGGCGGCGCTCTCGTCGCCTCTTATCCGTTCGACAACACGCCCAGTGCCA TGTTCCAAAGCTACGCGCACTCGCCGTCGATCGCTCCGGACGACGACGTGTTCCGCCACCTGTCGCTGGTGTACTCCAACAACCACGCCAAGATGTCGCGAGGGGTCTCCTGCAAGTCGGGCTCGCCGCGCTTCGAGCACGGGATCACTAACGGTGCCGCATGGTACCCCCTTACAG GTGGAATGCAGGACTACAACTATTTGTGGCACGGATGCATGGAAGTCACATTGGAAATTTCCTGCTGCAAGTATCCCCCGGCGCATGAGCTGCCCAAGTATTGGCAAGATAACAAAgag TCAATGATCAAGTACCTGGCCGAGGCGCACCGCGGCGCGCACGGGTTCGTGATGGACGAGAACGGCAACCCGCTGGAGCGCGCCTCCGTGCGCGTCAAGTCGCGCGACGTCGCCTACCACACCACGCGCTACGGCGAGTTCTGGCGCATCCTGCTGCCCGGCACCTACCGCCTCGAG GTCACTGCCGAAGGCTACTTGCCACAAGAAGTAGAATTTATCGTCATCGATAGCCACCCAACTCTACTTAATGTAACTTTACATTCGGCTAAG GGGTACGTGCCGAGCCTGCCCGCCAGAAAGCCGAGCCGCGGCTCCAGCAGGAGGGTCACCACCACCTCCTCAACTACCACTACCACTTCTACTACAGCCCCCGTCGGTGCCGACGGAGCATGGAAATTCCCTGAAGACTAA
- the LOC134653017 gene encoding carboxypeptidase M isoform X3, translating to MVVSASPYEHMLGKPDVKYVANIHGNEAVGRELLLHLIQHLVSSYDSDPYIKWLLDNTRIHLMPSMNPDGFAISKEGQCDTIHGRHNARRYDLNRNFPDYFKANTKQPQPETEAVKEWISKIQFTLSGSLHGGALVASYPFDNTPSARLCRSSVLCSVFQSYAHSPSIAPDDDVFRHLSLVYSNNHAKMSRGVSCKSGSPRFEHGITNGAAWYPLTGGMQDYNYLWHGCMEVTLEISCCKYPPAHELPKYWQDNKESMIKYLAEAHRGAHGFVMDENGNPLERASVRVKSRDVAYHTTRYGEFWRILLPGTYRLEVTAEGYLPQEVEFIVIDSHPTLLNVTLHSAKGYVPSLPARKPSRGSSRRVTTTSSTTTTTSTTAPVGADGAWKFPED from the exons ATGGTGGTATCAGCGTCTCCGTACGAGCACATGCTGGGCAAGCCCGACGTTAAGTACGTGGCTAACATACATGGCAACGAAGCCGTCGGTCGGGAACTGCTACTACACCTCATTCAG CACTTGGTCAGCTCCTACGACAGCGACCCCTACATCAAATGGTTGTTAGACAACACCAGGATCCACCTAATGCCGTCCATGAACCCCGACGGTTTCGCCATCTCTAAAGAGGGACAATGCGACACCATTCACGGCAG ACACAACGCCCGTCGGTACGACCTGAACCGCAACTTCCCGGATTACTTCAAGGCTAACACGAAGCAGCCGCAACCCGAGACGGAGGCGGTCAAGGAATGGATCTCCAAGATCCAGTTCACGCTGTCGGGATCCCTGCATGGCGGCGCTCTCGTCGCCTCTTATCCGTTCGACAACACGCCCAGTGCCA GACTATGCAGATCGTCAGTCCTGTGCTCAG TGTTCCAAAGCTACGCGCACTCGCCGTCGATCGCTCCGGACGACGACGTGTTCCGCCACCTGTCGCTGGTGTACTCCAACAACCACGCCAAGATGTCGCGAGGGGTCTCCTGCAAGTCGGGCTCGCCGCGCTTCGAGCACGGGATCACTAACGGTGCCGCATGGTACCCCCTTACAG GTGGAATGCAGGACTACAACTATTTGTGGCACGGATGCATGGAAGTCACATTGGAAATTTCCTGCTGCAAGTATCCCCCGGCGCATGAGCTGCCCAAGTATTGGCAAGATAACAAAgag TCAATGATCAAGTACCTGGCCGAGGCGCACCGCGGCGCGCACGGGTTCGTGATGGACGAGAACGGCAACCCGCTGGAGCGCGCCTCCGTGCGCGTCAAGTCGCGCGACGTCGCCTACCACACCACGCGCTACGGCGAGTTCTGGCGCATCCTGCTGCCCGGCACCTACCGCCTCGAG GTCACTGCCGAAGGCTACTTGCCACAAGAAGTAGAATTTATCGTCATCGATAGCCACCCAACTCTACTTAATGTAACTTTACATTCGGCTAAG GGGTACGTGCCGAGCCTGCCCGCCAGAAAGCCGAGCCGCGGCTCCAGCAGGAGGGTCACCACCACCTCCTCAACTACCACTACCACTTCTACTACAGCCCCCGTCGGTGCCGACGGAGCATGGAAATTCCCTGAAGACTAA
- the LOC134653017 gene encoding carboxypeptidase M isoform X1 has product MLRFLLLVAFVAAAASQSAPDPGFTPSEEVSPTVLGEVEARDGGTDLEFRYHDHEQLTRYLRAVSARYPALTALYSIGKSVQGRELWVMVVSASPYEHMLGKPDVKYVANIHGNEAVGRELLLHLIQHLVSSYDSDPYIKWLLDNTRIHLMPSMNPDGFAISKEGQCDTIHGRHNARRYDLNRNFPDYFKANTKQPQPETEAVKEWISKIQFTLSGSLHGGALVASYPFDNTPSARLCRSSVLCSVFQSYAHSPSIAPDDDVFRHLSLVYSNNHAKMSRGVSCKSGSPRFEHGITNGAAWYPLTGGMQDYNYLWHGCMEVTLEISCCKYPPAHELPKYWQDNKESMIKYLAEAHRGAHGFVMDENGNPLERASVRVKSRDVAYHTTRYGEFWRILLPGTYRLEVTAEGYLPQEVEFIVIDSHPTLLNVTLHSAKGYVPSLPARKPSRGSSRRVTTTSSTTTTTSTTAPVGADGAWKFPED; this is encoded by the exons ATGCTCCGTTTCCTTCTGTTGGTTGCCTTCGTGGCAGCAGCGGCCTCGCAGTCTGCTCCGGACCCTGGATTCACACCAT CGGAAGAGGTATCGCCGACGGTCCTAGGCGAGGTGGAGGCGCGCGACGGTGGCACTGACCTGGAGTTCCGGTACCACGACCACGAGCAGCTCACGCGCTACCTGCGCGCGGTATCAGCACGCTACCCCGCCCTCACGGCTCTCTACTCCATTGGCAAATCCGTACAAG GACGCGAATTATGGGTGATGGTGGTATCAGCGTCTCCGTACGAGCACATGCTGGGCAAGCCCGACGTTAAGTACGTGGCTAACATACATGGCAACGAAGCCGTCGGTCGGGAACTGCTACTACACCTCATTCAG CACTTGGTCAGCTCCTACGACAGCGACCCCTACATCAAATGGTTGTTAGACAACACCAGGATCCACCTAATGCCGTCCATGAACCCCGACGGTTTCGCCATCTCTAAAGAGGGACAATGCGACACCATTCACGGCAG ACACAACGCCCGTCGGTACGACCTGAACCGCAACTTCCCGGATTACTTCAAGGCTAACACGAAGCAGCCGCAACCCGAGACGGAGGCGGTCAAGGAATGGATCTCCAAGATCCAGTTCACGCTGTCGGGATCCCTGCATGGCGGCGCTCTCGTCGCCTCTTATCCGTTCGACAACACGCCCAGTGCCA GACTATGCAGATCGTCAGTCCTGTGCTCAG TGTTCCAAAGCTACGCGCACTCGCCGTCGATCGCTCCGGACGACGACGTGTTCCGCCACCTGTCGCTGGTGTACTCCAACAACCACGCCAAGATGTCGCGAGGGGTCTCCTGCAAGTCGGGCTCGCCGCGCTTCGAGCACGGGATCACTAACGGTGCCGCATGGTACCCCCTTACAG GTGGAATGCAGGACTACAACTATTTGTGGCACGGATGCATGGAAGTCACATTGGAAATTTCCTGCTGCAAGTATCCCCCGGCGCATGAGCTGCCCAAGTATTGGCAAGATAACAAAgag TCAATGATCAAGTACCTGGCCGAGGCGCACCGCGGCGCGCACGGGTTCGTGATGGACGAGAACGGCAACCCGCTGGAGCGCGCCTCCGTGCGCGTCAAGTCGCGCGACGTCGCCTACCACACCACGCGCTACGGCGAGTTCTGGCGCATCCTGCTGCCCGGCACCTACCGCCTCGAG GTCACTGCCGAAGGCTACTTGCCACAAGAAGTAGAATTTATCGTCATCGATAGCCACCCAACTCTACTTAATGTAACTTTACATTCGGCTAAG GGGTACGTGCCGAGCCTGCCCGCCAGAAAGCCGAGCCGCGGCTCCAGCAGGAGGGTCACCACCACCTCCTCAACTACCACTACCACTTCTACTACAGCCCCCGTCGGTGCCGACGGAGCATGGAAATTCCCTGAAGACTAA
- the LOC134653017 gene encoding carboxypeptidase M isoform X2, with protein sequence MLRFLLLVAFVAAAASQSAPDPGFTPSEEVSPTVLGEVEARDGGTDLEFRYHDHEQLTRYLRAVSARYPALTALYSIGKSVQGRELWVMVVSASPYEHMLGKPDVKYVANIHGNEAVGRELLLHLIQHLVSSYDSDPYIKWLLDNTRIHLMPSMNPDGFAISKEGQCDTIHGRHNARRYDLNRNFPDYFKANTKQPQPETEAVKEWISKIQFTLSGSLHGGALVASYPFDNTPSAMFQSYAHSPSIAPDDDVFRHLSLVYSNNHAKMSRGVSCKSGSPRFEHGITNGAAWYPLTGGMQDYNYLWHGCMEVTLEISCCKYPPAHELPKYWQDNKESMIKYLAEAHRGAHGFVMDENGNPLERASVRVKSRDVAYHTTRYGEFWRILLPGTYRLEVTAEGYLPQEVEFIVIDSHPTLLNVTLHSAKGYVPSLPARKPSRGSSRRVTTTSSTTTTTSTTAPVGADGAWKFPED encoded by the exons ATGCTCCGTTTCCTTCTGTTGGTTGCCTTCGTGGCAGCAGCGGCCTCGCAGTCTGCTCCGGACCCTGGATTCACACCAT CGGAAGAGGTATCGCCGACGGTCCTAGGCGAGGTGGAGGCGCGCGACGGTGGCACTGACCTGGAGTTCCGGTACCACGACCACGAGCAGCTCACGCGCTACCTGCGCGCGGTATCAGCACGCTACCCCGCCCTCACGGCTCTCTACTCCATTGGCAAATCCGTACAAG GACGCGAATTATGGGTGATGGTGGTATCAGCGTCTCCGTACGAGCACATGCTGGGCAAGCCCGACGTTAAGTACGTGGCTAACATACATGGCAACGAAGCCGTCGGTCGGGAACTGCTACTACACCTCATTCAG CACTTGGTCAGCTCCTACGACAGCGACCCCTACATCAAATGGTTGTTAGACAACACCAGGATCCACCTAATGCCGTCCATGAACCCCGACGGTTTCGCCATCTCTAAAGAGGGACAATGCGACACCATTCACGGCAG ACACAACGCCCGTCGGTACGACCTGAACCGCAACTTCCCGGATTACTTCAAGGCTAACACGAAGCAGCCGCAACCCGAGACGGAGGCGGTCAAGGAATGGATCTCCAAGATCCAGTTCACGCTGTCGGGATCCCTGCATGGCGGCGCTCTCGTCGCCTCTTATCCGTTCGACAACACGCCCAGTGCCA TGTTCCAAAGCTACGCGCACTCGCCGTCGATCGCTCCGGACGACGACGTGTTCCGCCACCTGTCGCTGGTGTACTCCAACAACCACGCCAAGATGTCGCGAGGGGTCTCCTGCAAGTCGGGCTCGCCGCGCTTCGAGCACGGGATCACTAACGGTGCCGCATGGTACCCCCTTACAG GTGGAATGCAGGACTACAACTATTTGTGGCACGGATGCATGGAAGTCACATTGGAAATTTCCTGCTGCAAGTATCCCCCGGCGCATGAGCTGCCCAAGTATTGGCAAGATAACAAAgag TCAATGATCAAGTACCTGGCCGAGGCGCACCGCGGCGCGCACGGGTTCGTGATGGACGAGAACGGCAACCCGCTGGAGCGCGCCTCCGTGCGCGTCAAGTCGCGCGACGTCGCCTACCACACCACGCGCTACGGCGAGTTCTGGCGCATCCTGCTGCCCGGCACCTACCGCCTCGAG GTCACTGCCGAAGGCTACTTGCCACAAGAAGTAGAATTTATCGTCATCGATAGCCACCCAACTCTACTTAATGTAACTTTACATTCGGCTAAG GGGTACGTGCCGAGCCTGCCCGCCAGAAAGCCGAGCCGCGGCTCCAGCAGGAGGGTCACCACCACCTCCTCAACTACCACTACCACTTCTACTACAGCCCCCGTCGGTGCCGACGGAGCATGGAAATTCCCTGAAGACTAA
- the LOC134652613 gene encoding uncharacterized protein LOC134652613: protein MLSRAGLYVTLIALLATAISCERVAIAHLVANEVSGSITFTETDDGLRVTGSITGLPAGEYGFHIHELGDVTTCLTTGAHFNPDEVNHGGRDHDVRHVGDFGNVQFVEANGNGVSTVDFTDHMATLRGRNNILGRALVLHEGTDDLGLGGHEDSLTTGNAGARVACGVIGIVSPGEPWDNSAATTAPSLLLMLVAFLYFFIKF, encoded by the coding sequence ATGTTGTCTCGCGCAGGTTTATATGTAACTTTAATTGCTTTGTTGGCAACTGCAATAAGTTGCGAAAGGGTAGCTATAGCTCATTTGGTCGCTAATGAGGTATCCGGGAGTATAACGTTCACGGAGACCGATGACGGTCTCCGAGTAACGGGCAGCATCACGGGACTGCCGGCGGGCGAGTACGGATTTCATATTCACGAGCTGGGTGACGTAACGACATGCCTTACTACTGGAGCACACTTCAACCCTGACGAAGTAAATCACGGCGGTAGAGACCACGACGTCAGACACGTCGGAGACTTCGGGAACGTGCAGTTTGTGGAAGCAAACGGAAACGGTGTATCGACGGTTGATTTCACGGATCACATGGCTACGCTTCGGGGTCGAAATAACATCCTCGGACGCGCGTTAGTGCTGCACGAGGGGACTGACGATCTAGGATTGGGCGGGCACGAGGACTCGCTGACGACGGGCAACGCCGGCGCGCGCGTGGCTTGCGGCGTCATCGGCATTGTGTCCCCTGGCGAACCGTGGGACAACTCCGCTGCGACTACAGCACCCTCGCTGTTGTTGATGCTTGTGGCATTCTTGTACTTTTTCATCAAGTTCTAA